In Halanaeroarchaeum sp. HSR-CO, one DNA window encodes the following:
- the coaBC gene encoding bifunctional phosphopantothenoylcysteine decarboxylase/phosphopantothenate--cysteine ligase CoaBC, producing the protein MLEGTNVALGVTGSVAAVRTVELAHELRRQGASVRAVMTDSARSIVHPWAVEFATDNPVATEITGAVEHVELCGREGWADVFLVAPATANTIGKIAAAIDDSPVTTTATTALGADVPVVIAPAMHEPMYDHPGVLDAIDRVESWGVDFVDPRLEEGKAKIASEEAIVLETARALGDRPLADRRVVITSGATSEPIDPVRVLSNRASGKTGRAVAKACYALGADVVLVHDGPDVPYADVRRVRTAAEMLDAVSDAVESADALVSAAAISDYTVDAATEKIRSGQEITLDLEPTPKLIDSIREAHPALTMVGFKAEANDDEATVEVARELLERVALEFVVANDAAVMGEDETRVQFVHADDVESFEGTKAELGRRVASELAACFD; encoded by the coding sequence ATGCTCGAGGGAACGAACGTGGCGCTCGGGGTCACTGGGAGCGTCGCCGCCGTGCGGACCGTGGAACTCGCCCACGAACTGCGTCGCCAGGGGGCCAGCGTACGGGCGGTGATGACCGACAGCGCCCGCTCCATCGTCCACCCGTGGGCCGTCGAGTTCGCCACCGACAATCCGGTGGCGACGGAGATAACCGGGGCCGTCGAACACGTCGAACTCTGTGGACGGGAGGGCTGGGCCGACGTCTTCCTCGTGGCCCCGGCCACGGCGAACACCATCGGGAAGATCGCCGCAGCCATCGACGACAGTCCGGTCACGACGACGGCGACCACGGCGCTGGGGGCGGACGTCCCTGTCGTCATCGCACCGGCGATGCACGAGCCGATGTACGATCACCCGGGCGTCCTCGACGCCATCGACCGCGTGGAGTCCTGGGGGGTCGACTTCGTCGACCCTCGTCTCGAAGAGGGCAAAGCGAAGATCGCTTCCGAGGAAGCCATCGTCCTGGAGACGGCGCGAGCCCTCGGCGACCGACCGCTGGCCGACAGACGGGTCGTCATCACGAGCGGTGCGACCTCGGAGCCGATCGACCCGGTCCGGGTGCTGTCCAACAGAGCGTCGGGGAAGACGGGGCGGGCTGTCGCGAAGGCCTGCTACGCCCTTGGGGCTGACGTCGTCCTGGTCCACGACGGGCCGGATGTCCCCTATGCCGATGTTCGACGGGTTCGGACCGCCGCGGAGATGCTCGACGCGGTCTCCGACGCGGTCGAGAGCGCTGACGCCCTCGTCTCGGCAGCGGCCATCTCCGATTACACCGTCGACGCCGCGACCGAGAAGATCCGGTCGGGCCAGGAGATCACGCTCGATCTCGAGCCGACGCCGAAGCTCATCGATTCGATCCGGGAGGCCCACCCGGCGCTCACGATGGTCGGGTTCAAGGCCGAAGCGAACGACGACGAGGCGACCGTCGAGGTCGCGAGAGAGCTCCTCGAGCGAGTGGCTCTGGAGTTCGTCGTCGCGAACGACGCCGCAGTCATGGGGGAAGACGAGACGCGCGTCCAGTTCGTCCACGCTGACGACGTGGAGTCCTTCGAGGGAACGAAGGCCGAACTCGGACGCCGCGTCGCGAGCGAACTGGCGGCCTGTTTCGACTGA
- a CDS encoding cation:proton antiporter, which translates to MSEILSLRPLGAVAVPALGIIAILASHRRPDIREGFTIATAVGTLAVVASMVPGAVQGDAYVTDLGTFVPGIEFVLRADPLGMIFGLLASFLWLITSFYSIGYMRGLDEHSQTRYFAAFAASISSALGVAFASNLIVLYVFYELLTVATYPLVAHDETEEARTAGRKYLLYTFGGGVSVLAGTALVFWATGTVEFASGGIGALATADPLIGRAAFALLIAGFGVKAALMPIHSWLPDAMVAPTPVSGLLHAVAVVKSGVFGIARVILDVFGPDLVGDLGMGLPLAAVAGFTILASSIIALRQDNLKRRLAYSTVSQLSYIVLGLAILSPAAIVGGLLHIPAHAFMKLTLFFAAGAIHVETHTDDISQMAGIGKRMPLTMIAFGIASVGMAGLPLVAGFVSKWYLLIGSLDAGTTIFAVVLFLSGLLNIGYFWPIVYRAFFQSADGADRTPLLEWPLGGPTPQTDGGRPEPADTVEGTYAVDQNPSDVETAHNGANDEEGGGQSDNDDHSQHDHDGHDDHHGGPPVGGWDQRGFGEESTWFMIGPILIAVGGAVALGIVPYSMVFLELVQQVVVDVLGVAL; encoded by the coding sequence ATGAGTGAAATCCTGTCGCTGAGACCGCTGGGTGCGGTCGCGGTTCCCGCTCTCGGCATCATCGCCATCCTCGCATCGCATCGTCGACCGGACATTCGGGAAGGGTTCACCATCGCGACGGCCGTCGGGACCCTCGCCGTCGTCGCGAGCATGGTTCCGGGAGCCGTCCAGGGCGACGCCTACGTGACCGATCTCGGGACCTTCGTGCCGGGCATCGAGTTCGTGCTCCGGGCCGATCCGCTCGGGATGATCTTTGGGTTGCTCGCGAGTTTCCTCTGGCTGATCACCAGTTTCTACAGCATCGGGTACATGCGCGGCCTCGACGAGCACTCCCAGACGCGCTATTTCGCCGCGTTCGCCGCGAGCATCAGTTCGGCGCTGGGCGTCGCGTTCGCGTCGAATCTGATCGTGCTGTACGTCTTCTACGAACTGCTGACCGTGGCGACCTACCCGCTCGTCGCACACGACGAGACGGAGGAGGCGCGAACGGCCGGCCGGAAGTACCTCCTCTACACGTTCGGTGGCGGGGTCAGCGTCCTGGCCGGGACCGCACTCGTCTTCTGGGCGACCGGGACCGTCGAGTTCGCGTCCGGCGGTATCGGAGCGCTCGCCACCGCCGACCCACTGATCGGCCGGGCGGCGTTCGCCCTGCTCATCGCTGGATTCGGCGTGAAAGCGGCACTGATGCCCATCCACTCGTGGCTTCCGGACGCGATGGTCGCGCCGACCCCGGTCTCCGGCCTCCTCCACGCGGTGGCGGTCGTCAAGAGCGGGGTGTTCGGCATCGCACGCGTCATCCTCGACGTGTTCGGTCCCGACCTCGTCGGCGACCTCGGGATGGGGCTTCCCCTGGCGGCCGTGGCTGGATTCACCATCCTCGCCTCGAGTATCATCGCCCTCCGGCAGGATAACCTCAAACGGCGGTTGGCGTACTCGACGGTGAGCCAGTTATCGTACATCGTCCTGGGGCTCGCAATCCTCTCGCCGGCAGCCATCGTGGGGGGACTGCTGCATATCCCCGCCCACGCGTTCATGAAGCTCACGCTGTTCTTCGCGGCCGGCGCCATCCACGTGGAGACCCACACCGACGACATCTCTCAGATGGCCGGCATCGGGAAGCGCATGCCGTTGACGATGATCGCGTTCGGCATCGCGAGCGTCGGAATGGCAGGTCTCCCGCTGGTCGCCGGGTTCGTGAGCAAGTGGTACCTCCTCATCGGGAGCCTCGACGCCGGGACGACCATCTTCGCCGTCGTCCTGTTCCTCTCCGGGCTGCTCAATATCGGGTACTTCTGGCCCATCGTCTACCGGGCCTTCTTCCAGTCCGCCGACGGCGCCGACCGGACGCCCCTGCTCGAGTGGCCCCTCGGGGGCCCGACTCCGCAGACGGACGGGGGGCGGCCCGAACCCGCCGACACCGTCGAGGGGACGTACGCCGTCGACCAGAACCCGAGTGACGTCGAGACGGCACACAACGGCGCCAACGACGAGGAAGGAGGCGGACAGAGCGACAACGACGACCACTCCCAGCACGACCACGATGGGCACGACGACCACCACGGTGGACCACCGGTCGGTGGCTGGGACCAGCGTGGGTTCGGCGAGGAGAGCACGTGGTTCATGATCGGCCCCATCCTGATCGCGGTCGGCGGTGCCGTCGCCCTCGGCATCGTCCCGTATAGCATGGTGTTCCTCGAACTCGTCCAGCAGGTCGTCGTCGACGTTCTGGGGGTGGCGCTATGA
- a CDS encoding monovalent cation/H+ antiporter subunit D family protein has translation MIEPIATLQENAIVLLVAFPIVAALVPIVLGLLSDRTGWIVAAIISLVQVALALTVFRQVQATGPFSYEVGGFAPPFGIELIADGVSAPLLVLIAVTTVGVVAYAHRIGPHGNEFYSELMLLMTGLSGVVATGDVFNLYVFLEITGLATYALVASGRSPEAALASLKYLLIGTIGASLYLFGVGYLYLATGTLNMADLSSSLPSVGYATPLVLTGFGLIVVGLSVKVALFPLHTWQPDAYAESPHAVSAYISALVSTAAAYALFRLLYAVFTVDFFAAVPFAQDMLVLLASVSVVVGAVLAVMQSDLKRMLAYSSVSQFGIVVAALAIANETAILGSLVHLVGHAVMKAGLFLAVGVLATSLGARTVEEYAGIGYRAPVTSGALAVLAFSLVGVPPAIGFAGKWTILLGAVEAGAWALTAVIVTSTLLTLAYFGRLVEKMYFTEPADAAESVATDGGVAPDVSFAMRAIVVLVAVTAVALGIVATDLIATFEPVVEVYFA, from the coding sequence ATGATTGAGCCCATCGCCACCCTGCAGGAGAATGCTATCGTCCTGCTGGTGGCGTTTCCGATCGTCGCTGCACTGGTGCCGATCGTCCTCGGCCTGCTGTCCGATCGAACGGGCTGGATCGTCGCGGCGATCATCTCGCTCGTCCAGGTGGCTCTCGCGCTCACGGTGTTCCGTCAGGTCCAGGCGACAGGTCCGTTCTCGTACGAGGTCGGTGGATTCGCGCCCCCGTTCGGCATCGAACTGATCGCCGATGGGGTCTCGGCCCCACTGCTCGTGCTCATCGCCGTGACGACCGTCGGCGTGGTCGCCTACGCGCACCGGATCGGCCCCCACGGGAACGAGTTCTACAGCGAACTCATGTTACTGATGACCGGGCTCTCCGGCGTCGTCGCCACGGGCGACGTGTTCAACCTCTACGTGTTCCTCGAGATCACCGGGCTCGCGACCTACGCGCTCGTCGCCAGTGGTAGGTCTCCCGAGGCGGCCCTCGCCAGTCTCAAGTACCTGCTCATCGGGACCATCGGCGCGTCCCTGTATCTGTTCGGCGTGGGGTATCTCTACCTCGCCACCGGGACGCTCAACATGGCCGACCTCTCGTCCTCGCTTCCGTCGGTCGGCTACGCAACGCCACTCGTCCTGACCGGATTCGGGCTCATCGTCGTCGGGTTATCCGTCAAGGTGGCGCTGTTCCCGTTGCACACCTGGCAGCCGGATGCGTACGCCGAATCGCCGCACGCCGTTAGCGCGTACATCTCCGCGCTCGTCTCGACGGCGGCCGCGTACGCACTGTTCCGTCTCCTCTACGCGGTGTTCACCGTGGACTTCTTCGCGGCCGTGCCGTTCGCACAGGACATGCTGGTCCTGCTCGCGTCGGTGAGTGTCGTGGTCGGGGCGGTCCTCGCGGTCATGCAGTCTGACCTGAAGCGGATGCTTGCGTACTCGTCGGTCTCGCAGTTCGGCATCGTCGTCGCCGCGCTGGCCATCGCGAACGAGACGGCCATTCTCGGGAGTCTCGTCCACCTGGTCGGGCACGCCGTGATGAAAGCCGGTCTGTTCCTCGCGGTCGGGGTCCTCGCCACGTCGCTGGGGGCCCGCACCGTCGAGGAGTACGCTGGCATCGGGTATCGAGCCCCGGTCACCAGTGGGGCCTTGGCCGTTCTCGCGTTCTCCTTGGTCGGCGTCCCGCCGGCCATCGGGTTCGCCGGGAAGTGGACCATCCTCCTCGGCGCCGTCGAGGCGGGTGCGTGGGCGCTGACCGCTGTCATCGTGACGAGTACGCTGCTGACGCTGGCGTACTTCGGTCGGCTCGTCGAGAAGATGTACTTCACCGAACCGGCCGACGCCGCGGAATCGGTTGCGACCGACGGAGGTGTCGCACCCGACGTCTCGTTCGCGATGCGGGCCATCGTCGTTCTCGTCGCCGTCACCGCCGTCGCCCTCGGAATCGTGGCGACCGACCTCATCGCCACGTTCGAACCCGTCGTGGAGGTGTATTTTGCATGA
- a CDS encoding cation:proton antiporter: MSVAEVGTLELVLLGAGTIIVVFTIGLLYRVVQGPTMEDRVIAINAIGTSTVVVLSLVAAALGQPGYLDIALVYALLNFLASIAISKFIVERGGVL; encoded by the coding sequence ATGTCGGTCGCCGAAGTCGGTACTCTCGAACTAGTCCTGCTCGGGGCGGGAACGATCATCGTCGTGTTCACCATCGGCCTCCTCTATCGGGTCGTCCAGGGCCCGACGATGGAGGACCGGGTCATCGCGATCAACGCCATCGGGACCTCGACAGTGGTGGTCCTGTCGCTCGTGGCGGCGGCGCTCGGCCAACCGGGCTATCTCGATATCGCGCTCGTGTACGCGCTGCTCAACTTCCTGGCGAGCATCGCCATCTCGAAGTTCATCGTCGAACGCGGAGGTGTCCTGTAG
- a CDS encoding MnhB domain-containing protein, with protein sequence MSADLPPRTYVESTIIMTTVRIISPFVFTFGLFVMLHGAESAGGGFQGGVILASSIIMIAFAFGIEPTRDWLSDSLIRGAMGGGVGLFALIGLGALAFQGRFLEYIAYGIDHGVKYGIELVELGIGAVVSGVIISLFMSLAAGFDSDDEQGGESA encoded by the coding sequence ATGAGCGCGGACCTTCCACCGCGGACGTACGTCGAGAGCACCATCATCATGACGACCGTTCGGATAATCAGCCCGTTCGTGTTCACCTTCGGGCTGTTCGTCATGCTCCACGGTGCCGAGTCGGCCGGCGGCGGGTTCCAGGGTGGCGTCATCCTGGCCTCGAGTATCATCATGATCGCTTTCGCCTTCGGCATCGAACCGACGCGAGATTGGCTCAGTGACTCCCTGATCCGGGGTGCCATGGGCGGTGGCGTCGGCCTGTTCGCGCTCATCGGCCTCGGTGCGCTCGCGTTCCAGGGCCGGTTCCTCGAGTACATCGCGTACGGCATCGACCACGGCGTGAAGTACGGTATCGAACTCGTCGAACTCGGTATCGGGGCCGTCGTCTCCGGCGTCATCATCTCGTTGTTCATGAGTCTCGCGGCCGGGTTCGATAGCGACGACGAACAGGGAGGTGAGTCGGCGTGA
- a CDS encoding cation:proton antiporter subunit C yields the protein MIDLLATHHVYLAAILLVGIGLYVVVGSPNLVKKVIGMNVFQVGIFLFFVTSGYVDGAGPPVVGHGSGPLSSPLPHVLILTAIVVGVSLTAVALALIVRIYDGYGSLDEDVIKEVRVND from the coding sequence GTGATCGACCTGCTCGCGACACACCACGTCTATCTGGCTGCGATTTTGCTCGTCGGCATCGGGTTGTACGTCGTGGTCGGCAGTCCGAACCTCGTAAAGAAGGTCATCGGAATGAACGTCTTCCAGGTCGGCATCTTCCTCTTTTTCGTCACGTCGGGGTACGTCGACGGCGCGGGACCGCCGGTCGTCGGCCACGGTTCTGGTCCTCTGTCCAGTCCGTTGCCGCACGTACTCATCCTGACGGCCATCGTCGTCGGTGTCAGTCTGACGGCTGTCGCTCTGGCACTCATCGTCCGGATCTACGACGGCTACGGATCACTCGACGAAGACGTCATCAAGGAGGTGCGGGTCAATGATTGA
- a CDS encoding Na(+)/H(+) antiporter subunit D: protein MTESLTLVPPAFVVLLAALLLPFASRRVGHGLGLLATAGVSVWSYLVPAGTHLPVRFLGFEAVLFNVDEFSRLMGIIFGLIGAAAVLYSYSSAAENLQTAFALGYVGTSLGAVFAGDWLSMIFFWELMAVTSTLLVWHHGGPAVRAGFRYAIFHGIGGSLFMVAIVWHYVEVGSFLFSATDGLVAGIPATLAALGIGVNVGFVGLHTWLPDTYPRPHVAASVFLSVYTTKTGVYGLYRVFPDGSIAIAYMGAAMAVVGVTYALLQNDMRRLLSYHIQSQVGYMVAGVGIGTALATAGAFAHVYNHILYKALLFMTAGVVISRTGEENLKYLGGLRTGLPITAIAFTAAALAISGFPGFNGFVSKGMITAAAHYEHLTGIYYLLLAAGVGTFMSFIKFGYYAFYRNTDREFSVSTANPGQAIAMLGVAALLVVYGLVPDLLFSILPGSTADAHPFTTSHLLEGFALAGLGLVGFVVLKKPLSKVGAVPDVDAILNPLVFYGTRTVVRGLTETYAAVDRVVASGSYALAGTIVNPYPFLERVARSLDEEDVSVLPGSLQATIGTSILLMVVILGGVLVGVLN from the coding sequence ATGACGGAGTCGCTCACACTCGTTCCGCCAGCGTTCGTCGTCCTCCTCGCGGCACTGCTACTGCCGTTCGCCTCGCGGCGCGTCGGCCACGGACTCGGTCTACTCGCGACGGCCGGCGTGTCGGTCTGGTCCTACCTGGTTCCCGCGGGCACACACCTGCCGGTACGGTTCCTCGGCTTCGAGGCCGTCCTGTTCAACGTCGACGAGTTCTCCCGGCTCATGGGGATCATCTTCGGGTTGATCGGGGCCGCCGCGGTGCTCTACTCGTACTCTTCGGCGGCCGAGAACCTGCAGACGGCCTTCGCGCTCGGCTACGTGGGGACCAGTCTGGGTGCCGTTTTCGCTGGCGACTGGTTGAGCATGATCTTCTTCTGGGAGCTCATGGCCGTCACCAGTACGCTGCTGGTCTGGCACCACGGTGGCCCGGCAGTCCGTGCGGGCTTCCGGTACGCCATCTTCCACGGCATCGGCGGGAGTCTGTTCATGGTAGCCATCGTCTGGCACTACGTCGAGGTCGGGTCCTTCCTGTTCTCGGCGACGGATGGCCTGGTGGCTGGAATCCCGGCAACGCTCGCGGCGCTGGGCATCGGCGTCAACGTCGGGTTCGTCGGCCTCCACACCTGGCTGCCGGACACGTACCCCCGTCCCCACGTCGCGGCCAGCGTCTTCCTCTCGGTGTACACGACCAAGACGGGCGTCTACGGCCTGTATCGTGTGTTCCCGGACGGCAGTATCGCTATCGCCTACATGGGCGCGGCGATGGCTGTGGTGGGGGTCACCTACGCGCTGTTGCAAAACGACATGCGTCGGCTGCTCTCCTATCACATCCAGTCCCAGGTCGGCTACATGGTCGCCGGAGTGGGCATCGGCACGGCGCTGGCGACTGCTGGCGCGTTCGCCCACGTCTACAACCACATCCTCTACAAGGCGTTGCTGTTCATGACCGCGGGCGTCGTCATCTCCCGCACCGGCGAAGAGAACCTCAAATACCTGGGCGGGCTCCGCACGGGACTTCCGATCACCGCCATCGCCTTCACCGCCGCGGCCCTGGCCATCAGTGGGTTCCCCGGGTTCAACGGCTTCGTGAGCAAGGGGATGATCACCGCTGCGGCACACTACGAGCACCTCACCGGGATCTACTATCTCCTTCTGGCGGCCGGCGTCGGGACGTTCATGTCGTTCATCAAGTTCGGCTACTACGCGTTCTACCGGAACACCGACCGCGAGTTCTCGGTCTCGACGGCCAACCCGGGACAGGCAATCGCGATGCTCGGCGTCGCGGCACTGCTGGTGGTGTACGGACTCGTCCCGGACCTGCTGTTCAGTATCCTCCCGGGCAGTACGGCCGACGCCCATCCGTTCACGACCAGCCACCTCCTCGAGGGCTTCGCGCTGGCGGGCCTCGGCCTGGTGGGTTTCGTCGTCCTCAAGAAACCGCTCTCGAAGGTCGGTGCGGTCCCCGACGTGGACGCGATACTGAACCCACTGGTCTTCTACGGGACCCGCACGGTCGTTCGTGGGCTGACGGAGACCTACGCCGCCGTCGACCGGGTCGTCGCCAGTGGCTCGTATGCCCTCGCCGGGACTATCGTGAATCCGTATCCGTTCCTCGAACGGGTCGCCCGGTCGCTGGACGAAGAAGACGTCTCGGTGCTCCCGGGTAGTCTCCAGGCGACGATCGGCACCAGCATCCTCCTGATGGTCGTCATTCTGGGCGGCGTGCTGGTCGGCGTCCTGAACTGA
- the mnhG gene encoding monovalent cation/H(+) antiporter subunit G — MTPLEYAIVALAAGGVFFTLVAVVGIIRLPDLYTRAHATSKSDTLGTVLSLGAVILAFGVDVAAAKTALLLVFMLLTNPTAAHAITRAAYDQGIEPWTVDEEGGD; from the coding sequence ATGACACCGCTCGAGTACGCCATCGTGGCGCTCGCCGCCGGTGGCGTCTTCTTCACCCTGGTGGCTGTCGTCGGTATCATCCGTCTTCCCGACCTGTATACGCGAGCACACGCCACTTCGAAGAGCGATACCCTCGGTACCGTGCTGTCGCTCGGTGCCGTCATCCTCGCGTTCGGGGTCGACGTCGCTGCCGCGAAGACCGCACTCCTGTTGGTATTCATGTTGCTCACGAATCCGACCGCCGCGCACGCCATCACCCGTGCGGCCTACGATCAGGGAATCGAACCGTGGACGGTAGACGAGGAGGGTGGTGACTGA
- a CDS encoding DUF4040 domain-containing protein, with translation MELALYAALLAFVVATAIAAVMLRDILSAIIAFAGFSFGVAIIYVLLAAPDVALTEAAVGAGVTTVLFLLTIVRTVRPGGDRVFEHVRWRAVALVGVLTGILLSTVRSLPRVGDPESMVATSRITRYYLENAYPETGVENAVTAVLAAYRGFDTLGEAVVVLAAGVAVVLVLRQEAYV, from the coding sequence ATGGAACTCGCCCTCTACGCCGCGTTGCTCGCATTCGTCGTCGCGACTGCCATCGCGGCTGTCATGCTCCGAGACATTCTTAGCGCCATCATCGCGTTCGCCGGTTTCAGTTTCGGCGTCGCGATAATCTACGTCCTTCTCGCTGCGCCCGACGTCGCACTCACCGAAGCGGCTGTCGGGGCGGGCGTGACGACCGTGTTGTTCTTGCTCACCATCGTCAGGACCGTCCGGCCGGGCGGTGACCGCGTCTTCGAACACGTCCGGTGGCGCGCGGTGGCACTGGTCGGCGTCCTCACCGGTATCCTCCTGAGCACGGTTCGGTCGCTCCCGCGGGTCGGCGACCCAGAATCGATGGTCGCGACCTCGCGTATCACCCGGTACTACCTCGAGAACGCCTATCCGGAGACCGGCGTCGAGAACGCGGTTACGGCGGTCCTGGCCGCCTACCGTGGGTTCGACACGCTCGGCGAGGCGGTCGTCGTTTTGGCGGCCGGCGTCGCCGTGGTGCTCGTCCTCAGACAGGAGGCCTACGTATGA